A single region of the Solwaraspora sp. WMMD791 genome encodes:
- a CDS encoding sugar transferase encodes MLTLPVDLGAFLLPLAWNRDHWKGVIAASLVTVVIFALGGLYAGRRHVSFLDELPQLCVRLLAAAAVVAIVAAERHDSVDYVAGFMRVVAVSAGLVLLGRLVTRLAVVLARRRRWVEHAAVIVGGGPVAIELARLLHRYPEYGLHVVGFVDVAATGHRATDVATTGHRGIDVATTGHGVVDGPPLLGGLDQIEELIRRVRCEVVLIADVDCTDEELLRVARLPGVAACDLWVVPRLREFHARNGIPDHIGAIGVSRVTPPSLTGPQFAVKRAFDIVAAGIALVLLSPVLLVCAVATRVEGGPGVLFRQVRVGRHGRPFELLKFRSMRPADETESQTTWSVADDPRLRPVGRFLRRTSLDELPQLWNILRGDMTMVGPRPERPYFVDQFSVDYPEYAMRHRVPVGLTGLAQVSGLRGDTPISDRARFDNYYIENWSLWLDVKVILRTMMEVVRGGGR; translated from the coding sequence ATGCTCACGCTCCCCGTCGACCTGGGCGCGTTCCTGCTGCCGCTGGCCTGGAACCGGGACCACTGGAAAGGCGTCATCGCCGCCAGCCTGGTCACTGTGGTCATCTTCGCCCTGGGTGGACTGTACGCCGGCCGTCGGCACGTCAGTTTCCTCGACGAACTGCCCCAGCTGTGCGTGCGGCTGCTGGCCGCCGCCGCCGTGGTCGCGATCGTCGCCGCCGAGCGGCACGACTCGGTGGACTACGTGGCCGGGTTCATGCGGGTCGTCGCGGTCAGCGCCGGGCTGGTGCTGCTCGGGCGGCTGGTGACCCGGCTGGCCGTGGTGCTGGCGCGCCGCCGTCGCTGGGTCGAGCATGCCGCCGTCATCGTCGGCGGCGGCCCGGTCGCCATCGAGCTCGCCCGGCTGCTGCACCGCTACCCCGAGTACGGCCTGCACGTCGTCGGGTTCGTCGACGTGGCGGCCACCGGGCACCGGGCCACCGACGTGGCCACGACCGGGCACCGGGGCATCGACGTGGCCACGACCGGGCACGGCGTCGTCGACGGCCCGCCGCTGCTCGGCGGCCTCGACCAGATCGAGGAGCTGATCCGCCGGGTACGGTGCGAAGTGGTGCTGATCGCCGACGTCGACTGCACCGACGAGGAGCTGCTGCGCGTCGCCCGGCTGCCCGGGGTCGCCGCCTGCGACCTGTGGGTGGTGCCCCGCCTGCGGGAGTTCCACGCCCGCAACGGCATCCCCGACCACATCGGCGCGATCGGGGTCAGCCGGGTCACCCCGCCGTCGCTGACCGGCCCCCAGTTCGCGGTGAAACGCGCCTTCGACATCGTCGCCGCCGGCATCGCACTGGTGCTGCTCAGCCCGGTGCTGCTGGTGTGCGCGGTGGCGACGCGCGTCGAGGGCGGCCCCGGGGTGCTGTTCCGGCAGGTCCGCGTCGGGCGGCACGGCCGGCCGTTCGAGCTGCTGAAGTTCCGGTCGATGCGGCCCGCCGACGAGACCGAGTCGCAGACCACCTGGTCGGTGGCGGACGACCCCCGGCTACGTCCGGTCGGCCGGTTCCTGCGCCGTACGTCGTTGGACGAGCTGCCCCAGCTGTGGAACATCCTGCGCGGCGACATGACCATGGTCGGCCCCCGCCCGGAACGCCCCTACTTCGTCGACCAGTTCTCGGTCGACTATCCCGAGTACGCGATGCGCCACCGCGTACCGGTCGGGCTGACCGGGTTGGCGCAGGTCAGCGGGTTGCGCGGCGACACACCCATCTCCGACCGGGCCCGGTTCGACAACTACTACATCGAGAACTGGTCGCTCTGGCTGGACGTGAAGGTGATCCTGCGGACAATGATGGAGGTCGTCCGGGGCGGCGGCCGCTGA
- a CDS encoding LCP family protein, translating into MLVTLVVVALLGGGGALAAWWYARDIGADIVRIEAFDEVPQEERPVREEVAANAMNLLILGSDTRDPGSTGGSRADTIILMHVPADRSGAQLVSIPRDTWIHVPRSADGRYGDTDAKINAAYAWGGAPLMVQTVENYTGVRIDHVVMVDFAGFKDIVDALDGVEIDVEEAFTSTHSLNPDSIRRFEAGPQTMDGAAALDYARERYAFADGDFARIRHQQQVIRAIIDKASSGGILTNPGRLNAFLRATADAVAVDDTLNIVGVATDLRHLRSGNLSFYTSPTSGTGMRGDQSVVLPDTVRAEAFFDAVRRDDTAAIAATGTAAG; encoded by the coding sequence ATGCTGGTCACCCTGGTCGTCGTGGCCCTGCTGGGCGGTGGCGGCGCGCTCGCGGCGTGGTGGTACGCCCGGGACATCGGCGCCGACATCGTCCGCATCGAGGCGTTCGACGAGGTGCCGCAGGAGGAGCGTCCGGTACGTGAGGAGGTGGCGGCGAACGCGATGAACCTGCTGATCCTGGGCAGCGACACGCGCGACCCCGGGTCGACCGGCGGATCCCGCGCCGACACCATCATCCTGATGCACGTGCCGGCGGACCGCTCCGGCGCGCAGCTGGTCTCCATCCCCCGGGACACCTGGATTCACGTGCCGCGCAGCGCCGACGGCCGGTACGGCGACACCGACGCGAAGATCAACGCGGCGTACGCCTGGGGTGGTGCGCCGCTGATGGTGCAGACCGTCGAGAACTACACGGGCGTACGGATCGACCATGTGGTGATGGTCGACTTCGCCGGCTTCAAGGACATCGTGGACGCCCTCGACGGGGTGGAGATCGACGTCGAGGAGGCGTTCACCTCGACGCATTCGCTGAACCCGGACAGCATCCGCCGGTTCGAGGCCGGACCGCAGACCATGGACGGCGCCGCCGCGCTGGACTACGCCCGGGAGCGGTACGCGTTCGCCGACGGCGACTTCGCCCGGATCCGCCACCAGCAGCAGGTGATCCGGGCGATCATCGACAAGGCGTCGTCGGGTGGAATCCTCACCAACCCGGGCCGGCTCAACGCGTTCCTGCGGGCCACGGCCGACGCCGTCGCCGTCGACGACACCCTCAACATCGTCGGCGTCGCCACCGACCTGCGGCATCTGCGCAGCGGGAACCTCAGCTTCTACACCAGCCCCACCTCGGGCACCGGGATGCGTGGCGACCAGAGCGTGGTACTGCCCGACACGGTCCGGGCCGAGGCGTTCTTCGACGCGGTCCGCCGCGACGACACGGCGGCCATCGCGGCCACCGGCACCGCCGCCGGGTAG
- a CDS encoding glycosyltransferase: protein MPSDERRVTVLDASGVGPGGIARMLREVVRHWPTDHDLRVVAAPPGFEAASGIVVSHQSGGRAGTIAAATAALRRQRSGRILSLSPSIAVAGARLPVTTIVHDLAFRLWPAGLSRSVRAYRRCSYATALRRSSALLCVSDRTRHDLFGLYGVAGDRATVWHPGSDLAGPGAAPPLPAEYVLVAGHAPHKGVELAIEAVRAVPRYTLVVLTGGTRHFHDETGRTVFLDRLDDAAYAATVAGAAAFLMPSHFEGFGLPAAEALALGVPTIISPDPALHEATAGAAVRMRDWSVGALVEALARVDASTEVGRPGPVAVRSWRQATTDLVERLWR from the coding sequence ATGCCGTCGGATGAGCGCCGGGTGACGGTGCTGGACGCCAGCGGGGTCGGCCCGGGTGGGATCGCCCGGATGTTGCGGGAGGTGGTGCGGCACTGGCCGACCGATCACGACCTGCGGGTCGTGGCCGCGCCACCGGGGTTCGAGGCGGCCAGCGGGATCGTGGTGAGTCACCAGTCCGGCGGCCGGGCGGGGACCATCGCCGCCGCGACCGCCGCCCTGCGCCGGCAGCGGTCCGGGCGGATTCTGTCGCTGAGCCCGTCGATCGCGGTCGCCGGTGCCCGGCTGCCGGTGACGACGATCGTGCACGATCTCGCGTTCCGGCTCTGGCCGGCGGGCCTGTCGCGGTCCGTGCGGGCCTACCGGCGGTGCAGCTACGCGACGGCGCTGCGCCGCTCCTCGGCGCTGCTGTGCGTCAGCGACCGGACCCGCCATGATCTGTTCGGCCTCTACGGGGTGGCCGGTGACCGGGCCACGGTCTGGCATCCGGGCAGTGACCTGGCCGGGCCCGGGGCGGCACCGCCGCTGCCGGCCGAGTACGTGCTGGTCGCCGGACACGCCCCGCACAAGGGGGTCGAGCTGGCGATCGAGGCGGTCCGCGCGGTTCCCCGGTACACGTTGGTGGTGCTGACCGGCGGGACCCGGCACTTCCACGACGAGACCGGCCGTACGGTGTTCCTGGACCGGTTGGACGACGCCGCGTACGCCGCGACCGTGGCCGGTGCCGCCGCGTTCCTGATGCCGAGCCATTTCGAAGGGTTCGGCCTGCCGGCGGCGGAGGCGCTGGCCCTGGGCGTTCCCACGATCATCTCGCCGGATCCGGCGCTGCACGAGGCGACGGCCGGGGCGGCGGTCCGGATGCGGGACTGGTCGGTCGGGGCGCTGGTCGAGGCGTTGGCGCGGGTCGACGCGTCGACGGAGGTCGGGCGACCGGGGCCGGTGGCGGTACGTAGCTGGCGGCAGGCCACGACGGATCTCGTCGAACGGCTGTGGCGCTGA
- a CDS encoding glycosyltransferase yields MRIAMVHASFAVRGGAERYVDDLVASLVARGHQMRVFTAGDRPRWSARLPGSVAVHLGDLLDPTGLRPAHLRDFAPDVVHVHNWQGLGVPVVARLAAAYPTVHTVHDHAVVDPNNTMRNVGRSRLLDALLRARSAWILRRFARLRLLCATERVRDTVLRAASGTRRPASRVVPLAVATDWNRRAWPAGDQRTFLFLGALSAHKGLDLLLDAWDGPGTLLVAGDGPLRARVERAGPGVQALGYLDEAAKRAAVGRAGWLVFPSPGAETYGLACAEALMAGRPVIAGAHAPPPMAAGTSTLLYTGVDGLRAALRRAAAMPPDEYAAMAASAAADGRKLDWDDHVSAVLDAYEER; encoded by the coding sequence ATGCGCATCGCGATGGTGCACGCCTCGTTCGCGGTCCGGGGCGGGGCGGAGCGCTACGTCGACGATCTGGTCGCCAGCCTGGTCGCCCGGGGCCACCAGATGCGGGTCTTCACCGCCGGTGACCGTCCACGGTGGTCGGCGCGGCTGCCCGGTAGCGTCGCCGTGCACCTGGGTGACCTGCTGGACCCGACCGGTCTGCGGCCGGCGCACCTGCGGGACTTCGCTCCCGACGTGGTGCACGTGCACAACTGGCAGGGGCTGGGGGTGCCGGTGGTGGCCCGGCTGGCGGCCGCGTACCCGACGGTGCACACCGTGCACGACCACGCGGTGGTCGATCCGAACAACACGATGCGCAACGTGGGACGTTCCCGGCTGCTGGACGCGCTGCTGCGGGCCCGCTCGGCGTGGATCCTGCGGCGGTTCGCGCGGCTGCGGCTGCTGTGCGCCACCGAACGGGTCCGCGACACGGTGCTGCGCGCCGCGTCGGGTACCCGGCGGCCGGCCAGCCGGGTCGTGCCGCTGGCGGTGGCGACCGACTGGAACCGGCGGGCCTGGCCGGCCGGCGACCAGCGGACCTTCCTTTTCCTTGGCGCGTTGAGCGCCCACAAGGGCCTCGATCTGCTGCTGGACGCCTGGGACGGGCCGGGCACCCTGCTGGTGGCCGGCGACGGGCCGTTGCGGGCCCGCGTCGAACGGGCCGGTCCGGGCGTGCAGGCGCTGGGCTACCTCGACGAGGCCGCGAAACGGGCGGCGGTCGGCCGGGCCGGCTGGCTGGTGTTCCCCAGCCCGGGGGCCGAGACGTACGGTCTGGCCTGCGCCGAGGCGCTGATGGCCGGCCGGCCGGTCATCGCCGGCGCGCACGCGCCCCCGCCGATGGCGGCCGGAACGTCCACGCTGCTCTACACCGGTGTCGACGGGCTGCGCGCCGCCCTGCGGCGGGCCGCCGCGATGCCGCCCGACGAGTATGCCGCGATGGCGGCGTCGGCGGCGGCCGACGGCCGGAAACTGGACTGGGACGACCACGTCAGTGCCGTACTCGACGCCTACGAGGAGAGATGA
- a CDS encoding DUF2332 domain-containing protein: MSTAQWYADFARRQASGVSPSYERLAYAVARDDDLLALLDSLPPPTRQPNLLFGVVRLLGGPVDDPAAFHDFTVARWPEVEAQMRRRLTQTNEAGRCAVLLPVLAALPQPLALLEVGASAGLCLYPDRYAYRYDGGPTVGQGEPLLDCVTTGLTPPRTRPKVVWRAGLDLTPLDVTDAADIAWLDALIWPEQEHRRARLAAAAAVAAADPPLLVRGDLVDDLPALAASAPPDATLVVFHTAVLYHVPAPRRSAFVDLVRGLPGHWLANEGPDILCHDALPPPPDDTLHNVLALDGRPLAWTRPHGQGIVWFG, encoded by the coding sequence CTGTCGACCGCCCAGTGGTACGCCGACTTCGCCCGCCGGCAGGCGTCCGGGGTGTCGCCCAGCTACGAGCGGCTGGCGTACGCGGTCGCCCGCGACGACGATCTGTTGGCGCTGCTGGACTCGTTGCCGCCGCCGACCCGGCAACCCAACCTGCTGTTCGGGGTGGTCCGGCTGCTCGGCGGGCCGGTCGACGACCCAGCCGCGTTCCACGACTTCACGGTCGCGCGCTGGCCGGAGGTCGAGGCGCAGATGCGTCGCCGGTTGACTCAGACCAACGAGGCCGGGCGGTGCGCCGTACTGCTGCCGGTGCTGGCGGCGTTGCCGCAGCCGCTGGCGTTGCTCGAAGTCGGCGCGTCGGCGGGCCTGTGTCTCTACCCGGACCGGTACGCCTACCGCTACGACGGCGGCCCGACCGTGGGTCAGGGCGAGCCGCTGCTCGACTGTGTGACGACCGGGCTGACGCCGCCGCGTACCCGGCCGAAGGTGGTGTGGCGGGCCGGGTTGGACCTGACCCCGCTGGACGTCACCGACGCCGCCGACATCGCCTGGCTGGACGCGTTGATCTGGCCGGAGCAGGAGCATCGGCGGGCCCGGCTGGCGGCCGCTGCGGCGGTGGCGGCGGCCGATCCGCCGCTGCTGGTCAGGGGCGACCTGGTCGACGATCTGCCGGCGCTGGCCGCGTCGGCGCCGCCGGACGCGACGCTGGTCGTGTTCCACACCGCCGTGCTCTACCACGTGCCGGCACCGCGCCGGTCGGCCTTCGTCGACCTGGTACGCGGCCTACCCGGCCACTGGCTGGCGAACGAGGGGCCGGACATTCTGTGCCACGACGCGTTGCCGCCGCCACCGGACGACACCCTGCACAACGTGCTGGCCCTGGACGGCCGACCACTGGCCTGGACCCGCCCACACGGCCAGGGGATCGTCTGGTTCGGTTGA
- a CDS encoding glycosyl hydrolase family 28-related protein, with translation MRPQPPGERAQPSGEANARRAVPRRRAIATTAALLAGTGVGGIGAAAYGSGLAAPAERDYDVREFGAAGDGSTDDTHSLQRALDAARATGGIVFLPPGVYLTRRLTLYSRVHLRGSGGDATILRLAPDSNTAVVESDDYEAQSRAGSDAGITLFSVRDLTVDGNQGQGNPVSCGLRLYGYGYELTDLTVFNCGADGVASGWGTAGHLPAPSHQMESRITGLRTHDNGGHGVNFAGPHDSMFLNCLSFQNAGTGFHLAGNSYGTLMVNCHAWGVRQNVSFELAASGIGCVNCYADLDGGVGVRISRNDCRWLAGYVQGANHPGPATEIGVQFVPGAVAAEPACITVDTLIRNCATAAVDFGADRGMSSVRAVLSQPGVAGAADTGLGWIGRPAPDTQVEITHGLGHPKNLVVRPAFDLRAEPTPPAPDDSQVRVFAREVDGRTQLCARFANGEVRVLASDT, from the coding sequence ATGAGACCGCAGCCGCCCGGCGAGCGAGCGCAGCCGTCCGGCGAGGCGAATGCGCGTCGGGCCGTGCCGCGTCGGCGGGCGATCGCCACCACCGCCGCGCTGCTCGCCGGCACCGGGGTCGGCGGGATCGGTGCCGCCGCGTACGGCAGTGGGCTGGCCGCGCCGGCCGAGCGGGACTACGACGTACGGGAGTTCGGCGCCGCCGGCGACGGCAGCACCGACGACACCCACAGCCTGCAACGCGCCCTGGACGCCGCCCGCGCCACCGGCGGCATCGTGTTCCTGCCACCGGGCGTCTACCTGACCCGCCGGCTCACCCTCTACTCCCGGGTCCACCTGCGTGGCTCCGGCGGCGACGCGACGATTCTGCGGCTGGCCCCCGACAGCAACACCGCCGTCGTCGAATCCGACGACTACGAGGCGCAGTCGCGGGCCGGCAGCGACGCCGGGATCACCCTGTTCAGCGTCCGCGACCTGACCGTCGACGGAAACCAGGGGCAGGGCAACCCGGTCAGCTGCGGGCTGCGGCTGTACGGGTACGGCTACGAACTGACCGACCTGACGGTGTTCAACTGCGGTGCCGACGGGGTGGCCAGCGGCTGGGGGACCGCCGGGCACCTGCCGGCGCCGTCGCACCAGATGGAGTCACGGATCACCGGTCTGCGTACCCACGACAACGGCGGCCACGGGGTGAACTTCGCCGGGCCGCACGACTCGATGTTCCTCAACTGCCTGTCGTTTCAGAACGCCGGCACCGGGTTCCACCTGGCCGGCAACTCGTACGGCACCCTGATGGTCAACTGCCACGCGTGGGGGGTCCGGCAGAACGTCTCGTTCGAGCTGGCCGCCTCCGGTATCGGCTGCGTGAACTGCTACGCCGACCTCGACGGCGGGGTCGGCGTCCGGATCTCCCGCAACGACTGCCGTTGGCTGGCCGGCTACGTCCAGGGGGCCAACCACCCCGGCCCGGCCACCGAGATCGGCGTCCAGTTCGTGCCCGGTGCCGTCGCGGCGGAGCCGGCCTGCATCACCGTCGACACGTTGATCCGCAACTGCGCGACCGCCGCCGTCGACTTCGGCGCCGACCGGGGCATGTCGAGCGTACGGGCCGTGCTGTCCCAGCCGGGGGTGGCCGGCGCCGCCGACACCGGGCTCGGCTGGATCGGACGGCCCGCGCCGGACACCCAGGTGGAGATCACCCACGGCCTCGGACATCCGAAGAACCTGGTCGTGCGGCCCGCGTTCGACCTGCGGGCCGAGCCGACGCCGCCGGCCCCGGACGACAGCCAGGTCCGGGTGTTCGCCCGCGAGGTCGACGGCCGTACGCAACTGTGCGCCCGGTTCGCCAACGGCGAGGTACGGGTGCTGGCCAGCGACACCTGA
- a CDS encoding vitamin B12-dependent ribonucleotide reductase, which yields MRAKAAGTGGLTVERVWTTEGVHPYDEVTWQRRDVVMTNWRDGSINFEQRGVEFPETWSVNAANIVTTKYFRGAVGTPQREWSLKQLIDRVVKTYRAAGEQHGYFATGADAEIFEHELTWMLLHQVFSFNSPVWFNVGTASPQQVSACFILSVDDSMDSILDWYKEEGLIFKGGSGSGVNLSRIRSSKELLSSGGTASGPVSFMRGADASAGTIKSGGATRRAAKMVILDVDHPDIEEFVLTKAREENKIRALRDAGFDMDLGGADIVSVQYQNANNSVRVSDEFMRAYEDGGSFDLRGRLDGSVIDTVDAKKLFGTISQAAWECADPGLQYDDTINDWHTCPESGRITASNPCSEYLHLDNSSCNLASLNLMKFLRADGGFEVEKFVRSVEFVITAMDISICFADFPTEKIGETTRAYRQLGIGYANLGALLMASGMPYDSEAGRSYAAAITSVMTGTAYRRSAELAGVVGAYDGYARNAEGHKRVMRKHAAASDEIRPTGPTATALAREAARQWEIGNKLGEKNGWRNSQASVLAPTGTIGLMMDCDTTGVEPDLALVKFKKLVGGGSMQIVNQTVPRALRSLGYPEEQVEAIVEHIAHHGHVVDAPGLRTEHYPVFDCAMGERSIAPMGHVRMMAAVQPFISGAISKTVNMPEAATVADVEKIYYEGWKLGLKALAIYRDNCKVGQPLSVAKSNKADKAEKAAAEQAAAVEKIVEKVVEYRPVRKRLPKKRPSETVSFSVGGAEGYLTASSYPDDGLGEVFLKMSKQGSTLAGVMDAFSVAISIGLQYGVPLETFVAKFTNMRFEPAGMTDDPDVRMAASVMDYIFRRLALDFLPYDRRAELGIFTAAERTAQMRAEAEAESTASELSAMAVSAPVEPKPEPKASSSAEPVSGTADAPAAAAPAPASVHSSTELLEAVIGKAADAPLCFTCGTKMRPAGSCYVCEGCGSTSGCS from the coding sequence GTGCGGGCCAAGGCGGCCGGCACCGGCGGGCTCACCGTCGAACGGGTCTGGACCACCGAGGGCGTCCACCCGTACGACGAGGTGACCTGGCAGCGCCGCGACGTGGTGATGACCAACTGGCGGGACGGCTCGATCAACTTCGAGCAGCGTGGCGTCGAGTTCCCGGAGACCTGGAGCGTCAACGCGGCGAACATCGTCACCACCAAGTACTTCCGGGGGGCGGTGGGGACCCCGCAGCGGGAGTGGTCGCTCAAGCAGCTGATCGACCGGGTGGTGAAGACCTACCGGGCCGCCGGCGAGCAGCACGGCTACTTCGCCACCGGCGCCGACGCCGAGATCTTCGAGCACGAGCTGACCTGGATGCTGCTGCACCAGGTGTTCAGCTTCAACTCGCCGGTCTGGTTCAACGTCGGCACGGCCTCTCCGCAGCAGGTATCAGCGTGTTTCATCCTTTCTGTGGATGATTCGATGGATTCCATCCTTGATTGGTACAAAGAGGAAGGGCTGATCTTCAAGGGTGGCTCCGGCTCCGGCGTCAACCTGTCCCGGATCCGTTCCTCCAAGGAGTTGCTCTCCAGCGGTGGCACCGCCTCCGGCCCGGTCAGCTTCATGCGCGGCGCCGACGCCTCGGCCGGCACCATCAAGTCCGGTGGTGCCACCCGCCGGGCCGCCAAGATGGTCATCCTCGACGTCGACCACCCGGACATCGAGGAGTTCGTCCTCACCAAGGCCCGCGAGGAGAACAAGATCCGGGCGTTGCGCGACGCCGGGTTCGACATGGACCTCGGCGGCGCGGACATCGTCAGCGTCCAGTACCAGAACGCCAACAACTCGGTCCGGGTCTCCGACGAGTTCATGCGGGCGTACGAGGACGGTGGCAGCTTCGATCTGCGCGGTCGGCTCGACGGCTCGGTGATCGACACCGTCGACGCCAAGAAGCTGTTCGGCACCATTTCTCAGGCTGCTTGGGAGTGCGCCGACCCGGGTCTGCAGTACGACGACACCATCAACGACTGGCACACCTGTCCGGAGAGCGGACGCATCACCGCGTCTAATCCATGCAGTGAATACCTTCATTTGGACAATTCTTCGTGCAATCTTGCGTCGCTGAATCTGATGAAGTTCCTGCGAGCCGACGGCGGCTTCGAGGTCGAGAAGTTCGTCCGCTCCGTCGAGTTCGTCATCACCGCGATGGACATCTCCATCTGCTTCGCCGACTTCCCGACCGAGAAGATCGGTGAGACCACCCGGGCGTACCGGCAGCTCGGCATCGGCTACGCCAACCTCGGCGCCCTGCTGATGGCCTCCGGTATGCCGTACGACTCGGAGGCGGGCCGGTCCTACGCCGCCGCCATCACGTCGGTGATGACCGGTACGGCGTACCGCCGCTCGGCCGAACTCGCCGGCGTCGTCGGCGCCTACGACGGCTACGCCCGCAACGCCGAGGGCCACAAGCGGGTGATGCGCAAGCACGCGGCCGCCAGCGACGAGATCCGCCCGACCGGCCCGACCGCCACCGCCCTGGCCCGCGAGGCCGCCCGCCAGTGGGAGATCGGCAACAAGCTCGGCGAGAAGAACGGCTGGCGCAATTCACAGGCAAGTGTATTGGCGCCCACCGGGACCATCGGTCTGATGATGGACTGCGACACCACCGGGGTGGAGCCGGACCTGGCGCTGGTCAAGTTCAAGAAGCTGGTCGGCGGCGGCTCGATGCAGATCGTCAACCAGACGGTGCCGCGGGCGCTGCGCAGCCTCGGCTACCCGGAGGAGCAGGTCGAGGCGATCGTCGAGCACATCGCACACCACGGCCACGTGGTCGACGCGCCGGGTCTGCGCACCGAGCACTACCCGGTGTTCGACTGCGCGATGGGGGAGCGGTCGATCGCGCCGATGGGGCACGTGCGGATGATGGCGGCGGTGCAGCCGTTCATCTCCGGAGCGATCTCCAAGACGGTCAACATGCCGGAGGCGGCGACCGTCGCCGACGTCGAGAAGATCTACTACGAGGGCTGGAAGCTGGGCCTGAAGGCGCTGGCGATCTACCGGGACAACTGCAAGGTGGGTCAGCCGCTGTCGGTGGCCAAGTCCAACAAGGCGGACAAGGCCGAGAAGGCCGCCGCCGAGCAGGCCGCCGCCGTCGAGAAGATCGTCGAGAAGGTCGTCGAGTACCGGCCGGTGCGCAAGCGGCTGCCGAAGAAGCGCCCGTCGGAGACGGTGTCGTTCTCGGTCGGCGGTGCCGAGGGTTACCTGACCGCGTCGTCGTACCCGGACGACGGCCTCGGTGAGGTCTTCCTGAAGATGTCGAAGCAGGGTTCGACGTTGGCCGGGGTGATGGACGCCTTCTCGGTGGCCATCTCGATCGGCCTGCAGTACGGCGTACCGCTGGAGACGTTCGTCGCGAAGTTCACCAACATGCGCTTCGAGCCGGCCGGCATGACCGACGACCCGGACGTGCGGATGGCGGCGTCGGTGATGGACTACATCTTCCGGCGGCTGGCGTTGGACTTCCTGCCCTACGACCGTCGTGCCGAGCTGGGCATCTTCACCGCCGCCGAGCGGACCGCGCAGATGCGGGCCGAGGCGGAGGCGGAGAGCACGGCGTCGGAGCTGTCGGCGATGGCGGTGTCCGCGCCGGTCGAGCCGAAGCCGGAGCCGAAGGCGTCGTCGTCGGCAGAGCCGGTCAGCGGTACGGCGGACGCGCCGGCCGCCGCCGCCCCGGCTCCGGCGTCGGTGCACTCGTCGACGGAGCTGCTGGAGGCGGTGATCGGCAAGGCGGCCGACGCGCCGCTCTGCTTCACCTGCGGGACGAAGATGCGCCCGGCGGGTAGCTGCTACGTCTGCGAAGGCTGCGGATCCACGTCCGGCTGCAGCTGA
- a CDS encoding glycosyltransferase produces the protein MAAAQLMADLLADRSVAVVHEWFSAVGGSENVFLAIADLVPHASRHVLWAEPDADPTGLRQTWLARTPLRRSKALALPVMPLVWRTAGRPAPDVVISSSHAFAHTVKFGDPARTRHLSYVHTPARYLWSPDFDGRGANPLLGLPRAALRRVDRWGGRHVHAYAANSVEVRDRIRRFWRRDAVVVNPPVDVEFFGAGPDGARDYLLGVGRWIPYKRFDLMIDVAEQAGMPLVLAGSGPAEAQLRRRAGSAVRFEVRPSRARLRELYAGAAALLFPAHEDFGIVPVEAQAAGTPVVGLARGGLLETVVHGETGMLADSTDPRVLAGLLAEVPRLDRARIRAQAARFSHARFAERMTRWVDDAVG, from the coding sequence GTGGCAGCGGCACAGTTGATGGCGGATCTGCTGGCCGACCGGTCGGTGGCGGTGGTGCACGAGTGGTTCAGCGCCGTCGGCGGCTCGGAGAACGTCTTCCTGGCCATCGCCGACCTGGTGCCGCACGCCTCCCGGCACGTGCTGTGGGCCGAGCCGGACGCCGACCCGACCGGGCTGCGGCAGACGTGGCTGGCCCGTACGCCGCTGCGTCGGTCGAAGGCGTTGGCGTTGCCGGTGATGCCGCTGGTGTGGCGTACGGCGGGCCGGCCGGCGCCGGACGTGGTGATCTCGTCGAGTCACGCGTTCGCGCACACGGTGAAGTTCGGTGACCCGGCGCGGACCCGGCACCTGAGTTACGTGCACACCCCGGCCCGGTACCTGTGGTCGCCCGATTTCGACGGTCGGGGGGCGAATCCGCTGCTCGGGCTGCCCCGGGCGGCGTTGCGCCGGGTCGACCGGTGGGGTGGGCGGCACGTGCACGCGTACGCGGCCAACTCCGTCGAGGTCCGGGACCGGATCCGGCGGTTCTGGCGCCGTGACGCGGTGGTGGTCAACCCGCCGGTGGACGTGGAGTTCTTCGGCGCCGGGCCGGACGGTGCCCGGGACTACCTGCTCGGTGTGGGGCGGTGGATTCCGTACAAGCGGTTCGACCTGATGATCGACGTGGCCGAGCAGGCCGGGATGCCGCTGGTGCTCGCCGGGTCCGGCCCGGCCGAGGCGCAGCTGCGCCGGCGGGCCGGGTCCGCCGTACGGTTCGAGGTGCGTCCGTCGCGGGCGCGGCTGCGCGAGCTGTACGCCGGGGCGGCGGCGCTGCTGTTTCCCGCGCACGAGGACTTCGGCATCGTGCCGGTCGAGGCGCAGGCCGCCGGTACCCCGGTGGTGGGGCTGGCCCGGGGTGGTCTACTGGAGACGGTGGTGCACGGGGAGACCGGGATGCTGGCCGATTCGACCGACCCGCGGGTCCTCGCCGGGCTGCTGGCCGAGGTGCCCCGGCTGGACCGGGCGCGGATCCGGGCGCAGGCGGCCCGGTTCAGCCATGCCCGGTTCGCCGAGCGGATGACGAGGTGGGTCGACGATGCCGTCGGATGA